CCTTCGTGCCGTCCGCGCCGATCGACGACACGCCGATCACCCCGCGCAGTTCGCCCGGCAGCGCGTCGCACCTCGTGCTGGCCAGGTTGGTGCCCTCGTTGCCGATCGCGGCGACCGTCAGCACGCCGCGGTTGGTGGCGTAGGTGACCGCGCGGCGCATGGCCTCGTGCACCACCCACTGGTCGCTGGCCCGGTCCTTGCAGGTCAACGTCCACGGTCCGGTGGTGAAGCTGCTGTTGACCAGGCGCATGCCCTTGGTCGCCGCCCACATGAAGCCGCACACGGCCGACTCCGGGGAGACGTAACCGTCGTCGTCGACCACCTTGACCGAGGCCAGCCGCACGCCGGGCGCGACACCCGTGGTGCCCTTGCCGTCGTTGGCCGCGGCGATGGTGCCCGCGACGTGGGTGCCGTGCTCGAAGGCCGAGGGCTGCCACGCCTCGCGCCGGGTGTCCGGGGCGCCGGTGACGCAGCCCGCCGAGACCGAGGGGTCCACCGCGGCGGCGAGGTCCGGGTGCCCCGCGTCGATGCCCGAGTCCAGCACGCCGACCACGACGGACCGGCTGCCGACCGAGTACCTGTGCGCCTCGTCGGCCTTGATCATGGCCATGTCCCACTGCTCGCCGGAGCGGTCGGTGGTGGCGACCGAGGGGCTGGCCTTGATCGCGGCGGTGAGCCTGGTGCGGTTCTTCTTCCTGCTCGCCGAGCCCTGCCCGCCCAGCTCCTGCTGGGTGCTGAAGGCGCGGCCCTCGGTGAGCCGGTCGGTGAACGAGCGGTCCCGCGACCCGGCGACGGCGACGCCGATCTGCGGGTAGTAGGTCACGGTCTCGCCGCAGGCCGCGTCGATCCGGCGCTGGGCCTCCTCGGCGCGGGTGCCCTGGTCGAAGACCACGATGTAGCGCAGGGTCTTGCCGATCCCGCACGGCTGCTCGGGCGCCGCGCCCGCCGGTCCGGGGGCGGCCAGCAGCCCCGCCACGAGCAGCACCGAGGTCACCGCGGCGCGGCGCGCACCGTTACCGCCGGTCAGCGGCACCCAGACCTCCATCCGTGGGGAGCACGAGTTCCTTCGACGAGTCCGGAAGGTAGCCATCCAGGCACCGAGCAGACAAGCGGACGATGGCCTGAATGCGTCCCCGAGGGGCAACGGGGCACAATGACGTGCCTGGTTAGACGACCCTCCGCCGAGGAGAACAGCCCTGAGCGCCCAGCACCAACCCAACCCGTCCGCGGCTCCCGTGCAGAAGCTGCGCATCAGATACGCCAAACGAGGGCGCCTGCGTTTCACGTCACACCGTGACGTCGCACGCACCTTCGAGCGCGCCCTGCGGCGCGCCGGCGTGCCGATGGCGTACTCGCAGGGCTTCAACCCGCGCCCGAAGGTGTCCTGGATCGGAGCGGCGCCGACCGGGACGGCGAGCGAGGCGGAGTACGTCGAGGTCTCGGTGGTGGACAGGATCGACGCGGCGGCTCTGGCCAGGGAGCTGGACGCGGCGCTGCCGCCGGGGCTGGACGTCATCGAGGCCGTCGAAGCGGAGGGCGGCTCGCTGGCCGACCGCATCGACGGCTGCCTGTGGCGGATCGAACTGCCCGGTGTCGACCCCGATGAGCTGGGCAGGGCCGTCGAGCTGCTGCTCGCCGCGCCCGAGGTGACCGTGCAGAAGCTGACCAAGGACGGGCGCAAGGACATCGACGCGCGAGCTGCGATCGTCTCCGCCGAGGTGGTCAGGGAAGTTGAAGTGACTACCACTCGGGTGGGCGATGGAGCCGAAGGCACCCGGCGGTGTGGGATACTCAGCACGGTCGTACGGCAGACACAGCCTGTTGTCCGGCCGGATGACGTGTTGAGTGCGCTTCGCGTCGTCGCCGACCTGCAACCGCCGGTACCCGCGAAGGCGATCCGGATGGCTCAGGGGCGGCTCGACGACAGTGGAGCTCTCACGGACCCGTTCGCCAATGACCGGGAGCCGACTCGGGCCACGAGCGGCATACCCGCAGTCGGGGAGTAGGGGTCGGGCCCACGCGTCGTCGCGCGATGACCTGTTGCCTGTGCGCCCGTGTCCACCGATTCGGGAACCGGGCGACGTAGGCAGGATTTCCGCCGCCCACGCGGCGGCGACTGGACGAGAGAGGAGCCCCTGCGCGGCCGCGTCGGAACCGTCGACGCGCCCGGGGGCGAGGGAGCTACATGCCGAAAACCGATACCCCTGCCGGCGGCGCCGGCGGGGACAGCACCGCACCCGGACCAGAACTTCCGGCCAAGCTGCGGGTGCACGCGCTCGCCAAGCTGCTGGGTGCCAGCAGCCGCGAGGTGATGGCCACGCTGGTCGAACTGGGCTTCGCGGTCAGCAGCGCGCAGTCGAGCATCACCAGGGACGTCGCGATGCAGGTCGTCGACCACCTGGCGCCCGATGCGGAGGACGACGCCGACGACGTGGTGGTGGCCGAGGCCGACGTGGAGACCGATGACGTCGGCGCGGTGGCCGAGGTCGCCGAGCCGGTGGCCGCACCCGCCGCGCTGACGCCGCTGTTCGCCGCGCCGCAGGCCGTGTTCCTGCCGCCGCAGCCCACCGAGGCCGCGCCCGCCGAGCCGGAGGCCCCGGCGAAGCCGAAGTCCGGCAAGGCCGCGCGGCCCAGCCGCAAGCGCGTCTCGCTCACCGAGGCGGACCTGGACCCGGACGCCACCGAGGTCGACGACCTCCCGAGCGACCTGGACCTCGGCGGCGAGGACGGCGATGACGACGGGGGTACCCGGCGCCGCCGTCGCCGCGGCCGCCGCGGCCGTGGCCGGGGTAAGGGCCAGGCCGAGCTCGGGGACGACGTCGACGACGAGGACGTCTCCGACCAGGAGCTGCCCGCGCACATCACCGTCTCCGACGAGGACGGGCAGCGCGAGGACGAGGCCGAGGACTCCGCGGAGGAGGCGAGCGAGGGCGGCAGCAGGCGCCGCAGGCGTCGCCGCCGCCGCAAGGGCAACGCCGAGGACGACGCGACGACCCGCGACGACGACCCGCCGAACACGGTCGTGCACGTCCGGGAGAGCAGGCCGGAGCGCGAGACCACCTCCTCCGACGACGAGGTGCGCAGCGTCAAGGGCTCGACCCGGCTGGAGGCCAAGCGGCAGCGCCGCAGGGACGGCCGGGAGGCCGGACGCCGCCGCGCGCCGATCCTGAGCGAGTCGGAGTTCCTGGCCCGCCGCGAGTCCGTCGACC
The window above is part of the Allokutzneria albata genome. Proteins encoded here:
- a CDS encoding S8 family serine peptidase: MEVWVPLTGGNGARRAAVTSVLLVAGLLAAPGPAGAAPEQPCGIGKTLRYIVVFDQGTRAEEAQRRIDAACGETVTYYPQIGVAVAGSRDRSFTDRLTEGRAFSTQQELGGQGSASRKKNRTRLTAAIKASPSVATTDRSGEQWDMAMIKADEAHRYSVGSRSVVVGVLDSGIDAGHPDLAAAVDPSVSAGCVTGAPDTRREAWQPSAFEHGTHVAGTIAAANDGKGTTGVAPGVRLASVKVVDDDGYVSPESAVCGFMWAATKGMRLVNSSFTTGPWTLTCKDRASDQWVVHEAMRRAVTYATNRGVLTVAAIGNEGTNLASTRCDALPGELRGVIGVSSIGADGTKASYSSYGLGIADLTAPGGDHRQKPQSSNQGCVLSTVPAGYGYYCGTSMATPHVVGVAALLASRFPSAGPTALTKMLSNQAETLPCPTDYDLNDDGAQDAACSGYADYNGFYGHGLVNALNAVR
- a CDS encoding TIGR03936 family radical SAM-associated protein gives rise to the protein MQKLRIRYAKRGRLRFTSHRDVARTFERALRRAGVPMAYSQGFNPRPKVSWIGAAPTGTASEAEYVEVSVVDRIDAAALARELDAALPPGLDVIEAVEAEGGSLADRIDGCLWRIELPGVDPDELGRAVELLLAAPEVTVQKLTKDGRKDIDARAAIVSAEVVREVEVTTTRVGDGAEGTRRCGILSTVVRQTQPVVRPDDVLSALRVVADLQPPVPAKAIRMAQGRLDDSGALTDPFANDREPTRATSGIPAVGE